From a single Kitasatospora sp. NBC_00458 genomic region:
- a CDS encoding response regulator transcription factor codes for MKPIRVVVADDQELVRAGFGMILDAQPDIEVVAEAADGAEAIEAVRVHAPDVLLLDVRMPVMDGLEAARRVCAEYPGTRVIMLTTFDADDYVFDALYAGASGFLLKDVRRDDLAHGVRMVASGEALLAPSVTRRLIGEFAARRPGGVERAVRPPSRLLEQLTARERETLRLLARGLSNAEIAAELVVSEHTVKTHVSNVLAKLGLRDRVHAVVFAYEAGAVVAGED; via the coding sequence ATGAAGCCGATCCGGGTGGTCGTCGCGGACGACCAGGAGCTGGTGCGGGCCGGGTTCGGGATGATCCTGGACGCGCAGCCGGACATCGAGGTGGTCGCCGAGGCGGCGGACGGTGCCGAGGCGATCGAGGCGGTCCGGGTGCACGCCCCGGACGTGCTGCTGCTGGACGTCCGGATGCCGGTGATGGACGGGCTGGAGGCCGCCCGCCGGGTCTGCGCGGAGTACCCCGGCACCAGGGTGATCATGCTGACCACCTTCGACGCCGACGACTACGTCTTCGACGCGCTGTACGCGGGAGCCAGCGGGTTCCTGCTGAAGGACGTCCGCCGGGACGACCTGGCGCACGGCGTGCGGATGGTGGCCTCCGGGGAGGCGCTGCTGGCGCCCTCGGTGACCCGCCGGCTGATCGGTGAGTTCGCCGCCCGGCGGCCGGGCGGCGTCGAGCGGGCGGTGCGGCCGCCGTCCCGGCTGCTGGAGCAGCTGACGGCGCGCGAGCGGGAGACGCTGAGGCTGCTGGCCCGGGGGCTCTCCAACGCGGAGATCGCCGCCGAACTGGTGGTGAGCGAGCACACGGTGAAGACCCACGTCAGCAATGTGCTGGCCAAGCTGGGACTGCGCGACCGGGTGCACGCGGTGGTGTTCGCGTACGAGGCCGGCGCGGTGGTGGCGGGCGAGGACTGA
- a CDS encoding sensor histidine kinase, giving the protein MGRAVRRWAGLGGVNPYAVDGLLAAGSAAVSLWSVHHDDTAWSWWVYALALGTALPLPWRRRAPVTVMALSGGVSAALSVVAHPVMPQLPLYAVITLYTVADRAGERQRWGVLAVVVAANVVGTRSPNGMLFSLLTTVGAFVFGSLVRELRRLAQVESERAREAGRRAASDAARAVAEERARIAREMHDILAHAVSLMVIQAEAGPLVVRSDPDRAIRAFDTISDSGRDAMVQLRRVLGVLKEEGAVPELAPQPRLAELPALAERVRGAGLTVDLELDGVDGQLPADVEAAGYRIVQEALTNTVKHAGASRILVRVVREGEELAVVVSDDGRGVPVPGGRGGRGGQAGPGGRGDRSGRVGDGWSGGRGLVGIRERAAACGGRAEAGPGPEGRGFLVSARLPLGASGLVGAAGGEGGVGG; this is encoded by the coding sequence GTGGGTCGGGCGGTGCGCCGGTGGGCGGGGCTGGGCGGGGTCAACCCGTACGCGGTGGACGGCCTGCTGGCGGCGGGGTCGGCCGCGGTCTCGCTCTGGTCGGTCCACCACGACGACACGGCCTGGTCCTGGTGGGTCTACGCGCTGGCCCTCGGGACGGCACTGCCGCTGCCGTGGCGGCGGCGGGCGCCGGTCACGGTCATGGCGCTCAGCGGCGGGGTGTCGGCGGCGCTGTCGGTGGTCGCGCACCCGGTGATGCCGCAGCTGCCGCTGTACGCGGTGATCACCCTCTACACGGTGGCCGACCGGGCCGGGGAGCGGCAGCGCTGGGGCGTGCTGGCGGTGGTGGTGGCGGCCAACGTGGTGGGGACGCGGTCGCCGAACGGCATGCTGTTCTCGCTGCTGACCACGGTCGGCGCGTTCGTGTTCGGCTCGCTGGTGCGGGAGCTGCGGCGGCTGGCGCAGGTGGAGTCGGAGCGGGCCCGGGAGGCCGGCCGGCGGGCGGCCAGTGACGCGGCGCGGGCGGTGGCCGAGGAACGGGCCAGGATCGCCCGGGAGATGCACGACATCCTGGCGCACGCCGTCTCGCTGATGGTGATCCAGGCGGAGGCGGGGCCGCTGGTGGTGCGTTCCGACCCGGACCGGGCGATCAGGGCCTTCGACACCATCTCCGACTCCGGGCGCGACGCCATGGTGCAGCTGCGGCGGGTGCTCGGCGTGCTGAAGGAGGAGGGGGCGGTGCCGGAGCTGGCGCCGCAGCCGCGGCTGGCCGAACTGCCCGCACTGGCCGAGCGGGTGCGCGGGGCCGGGCTCACGGTCGACCTCGAACTCGACGGGGTCGACGGGCAGCTGCCGGCGGACGTCGAGGCGGCCGGGTACCGGATCGTGCAGGAGGCGCTGACCAACACGGTCAAGCACGCGGGTGCCTCGCGGATCCTGGTGCGGGTGGTCCGGGAGGGGGAGGAGCTGGCGGTGGTGGTCTCGGACGACGGGCGCGGGGTGCCGGTGCCGGGTGGGCGGGGCGGCCGAGGCGGACAGGCCGGGCCGGGTGGCCGGGGTGACCGGTCCGGGCGGGTCGGGGACGGCTGGTCCGGGGGGCGCGGGCTGGTCGGCATCCGGGAGCGGGCGGCGGCCTGCGGCGGCCGTGCCGAGGCCGGTCCCGGGCCGGAGGGCAGGGGTTTCCTGGTGAGCGCCCGGCTGCCGCTGGGGGCGTCCGGCCTGGTGGGCGCAGCGGGTGGAGAGGGCGGAGTGGGCGGATGA
- a CDS encoding DNA-directed RNA polymerase subunit beta', whose translation MLDVNFFDELRIGLATADDIRQWSHGEVKKPETINYRTLKPEKDGLFCEKIFGPTRDWECYCGKYKRVRFKGIICERCGVEVTRAKVRRERMGHIELAAPVTHIWYFKGVPSRLGYLLDLAPKDLEKVIYFAAYMITWVDDERRQRDLPSLEAHVSVERQQIENRRDSDLEARAKKAETDLAELEAEGAKADVRRKVREGAEREMKQLRDRAQRELDRLDEVWARFKNLKVQDLEGDELLYRELRDRFGTYFSGSMGAAALKDRLETFDLAEESERLREIIRTGKGQKKTRALKRLKVVSAFLQTTNKPNGMVLDCVPVIPPDLRPMVQLDGGRFATSDLNDLYRRVINRNNRLKRLLDLGAPEIIVNNEKRMLQEAVDALFDNGRRGRPVTGPGNRPLKSLSDMLKGKQGRFRQNLLGKRVDYSARSVIVVGPQLKLHQCGLPKAMALELFKPFVMKRLVDLNHAQNIKSAKRMVERARPVVWDVLEEVIAEHPVLLNRAPTLHRLGIQAFEPQLVEGKAIQIHPLVCTAFNADFDGDQMAVHLPLSAEAQAEARILMLSSNNILKPADGRPVTMPTQDMVLGLFFLTSDREVVKGGGRSFSSTAEAVMAFDAKELDVQAVIDVRLPIGTVPPRGWTPPVDEDGQSTWYEGESFRLQTTLGRALFNELLPEDYPFVDYEVGKKQLSAIVNDLAERYPKVVVAATLDNLKAAGFHWATRSGVTVSISDVVVPPSKPQILEGYEVKAEKVQRQYERGLITNDERKQELIGIWTQATNEVAEAMNANFPKTNPIFMMVDSGARGNMMQMRQIAGMRGLVSNAKNETIPRPIKASFREGLTVLEYFISTHGARKGLADTALRTADSGYLTRRLVDVSQDVIIREEDCGTERGLKLAIGTVENGVLRKTDDVETSVYARMLAEDITVDGKLLATANTDLGDVLIDELIRHGISEVKTRSILTCESAVGTCAFCYGRSLATGKLVDIGEAVGIIAAQSIGEPGTQLTMRTFHTGGVAGDDITQGLPRVVELFEARTPKGVAPISEAQGRVRIEDTEKTRKLVVTPDDGTDEIAYPVSKRVKLLVSEGEAVEVGQKLTMGATNPHDVLRIMGQRAVQIHLVAEVQKVYNSQGVSIHDKHIEIIIRQMLRRVTIIESGDAELLPGELVERGRFEQENRRVVSEGGHPASGRPQLMGITKASLATESWLSAASFQETTRVLTDAAIHAKSDPLLGLKENVILGKLIPAGTGLPRYRNIRVEPTEEAKAAMYSAVGYDDYDLSPFGAGSGQAVPLDDYDYGPYTG comes from the coding sequence GTGCTTGACGTCAACTTCTTCGACGAGCTCCGCATCGGCCTGGCCACCGCCGACGACATCCGCCAGTGGTCGCACGGCGAGGTCAAGAAGCCGGAGACCATCAACTACCGCACCCTGAAGCCCGAAAAGGACGGACTCTTCTGCGAGAAGATCTTCGGCCCCACCCGGGACTGGGAGTGCTACTGCGGCAAGTACAAGCGCGTCCGCTTCAAGGGCATCATCTGTGAGCGCTGCGGCGTCGAGGTGACCCGCGCCAAGGTGCGCCGCGAGCGGATGGGCCACATCGAGCTGGCCGCCCCGGTCACCCACATCTGGTACTTCAAGGGCGTGCCGTCCCGCCTCGGCTACCTGCTGGACCTGGCGCCGAAGGACCTCGAAAAGGTCATCTACTTCGCCGCCTACATGATCACCTGGGTCGACGACGAGCGCCGCCAGCGCGACCTGCCGTCCCTGGAGGCGCACGTCTCGGTCGAGCGCCAGCAGATCGAGAACCGTCGCGACTCCGACCTCGAAGCCCGCGCCAAGAAGGCCGAGACCGACCTGGCCGAGCTGGAGGCCGAGGGCGCCAAGGCCGACGTGCGCCGCAAGGTGCGCGAGGGTGCCGAGCGCGAGATGAAGCAGCTGCGCGACCGCGCGCAGCGCGAGCTCGACCGCCTCGACGAGGTGTGGGCCCGCTTCAAGAACCTCAAGGTCCAGGACCTTGAGGGCGACGAGCTGCTCTACCGCGAGCTGCGCGACCGCTTCGGCACCTACTTCTCCGGCTCGATGGGCGCGGCGGCCCTCAAGGACCGCCTGGAGACCTTCGACCTGGCGGAGGAGTCCGAGCGCCTGCGCGAGATCATCCGCACCGGCAAGGGCCAGAAGAAGACCCGTGCGCTCAAGCGCCTCAAGGTCGTCTCCGCGTTCCTGCAGACCACCAACAAGCCCAACGGCATGGTGCTGGACTGCGTCCCGGTCATCCCGCCGGACCTGCGTCCGATGGTGCAGCTGGACGGTGGCCGCTTCGCGACCTCCGACCTGAACGACCTGTACCGCCGCGTCATCAACCGCAACAACCGCCTGAAGCGGCTTCTCGACCTCGGCGCGCCCGAGATCATCGTGAACAACGAGAAGCGCATGCTCCAGGAGGCCGTCGACGCGCTGTTCGACAACGGCCGCCGCGGCCGGCCGGTCACCGGCCCGGGCAACCGCCCGCTGAAGTCCCTCAGCGACATGCTGAAGGGCAAGCAGGGTCGTTTCCGCCAGAACCTGCTCGGCAAGCGAGTCGACTACTCGGCCCGTTCGGTCATCGTCGTCGGCCCGCAGCTCAAGCTGCACCAGTGCGGTCTGCCCAAGGCCATGGCGCTGGAGCTCTTCAAGCCGTTCGTGATGAAGCGCCTGGTGGACCTGAACCACGCGCAGAACATCAAGTCGGCCAAGCGCATGGTCGAGCGCGCCCGCCCGGTCGTGTGGGACGTCCTCGAAGAGGTCATCGCCGAGCACCCGGTGCTGCTGAACCGTGCGCCCACCCTGCACCGCCTCGGCATCCAGGCCTTCGAGCCGCAGCTGGTCGAGGGCAAGGCCATCCAGATCCACCCGCTCGTCTGCACCGCGTTCAACGCGGACTTCGACGGTGACCAGATGGCCGTCCACCTGCCGCTCTCCGCGGAGGCGCAGGCCGAGGCCCGCATCCTGATGCTGTCCTCGAACAACATCCTGAAGCCGGCCGACGGTCGCCCCGTCACCATGCCGACCCAGGACATGGTGCTCGGCCTGTTCTTCCTCACCTCGGACCGCGAGGTCGTGAAGGGCGGCGGCCGCTCCTTCTCCTCCACCGCCGAAGCCGTCATGGCCTTCGACGCCAAGGAGCTGGACGTCCAGGCCGTCATCGACGTCCGCCTGCCGATCGGCACCGTCCCGCCGCGCGGCTGGACCCCGCCGGTCGACGAGGACGGTCAGTCGACCTGGTACGAGGGCGAGTCCTTCCGCCTGCAGACCACCCTGGGCCGCGCGCTCTTCAACGAGCTGCTGCCCGAGGACTACCCGTTCGTCGACTACGAGGTGGGCAAGAAGCAGCTCTCCGCGATCGTCAACGACCTGGCGGAGCGCTACCCCAAGGTCGTCGTCGCGGCGACGCTGGACAACCTGAAGGCGGCCGGCTTCCACTGGGCCACCCGCTCGGGCGTCACCGTCTCGATCTCCGACGTCGTCGTCCCGCCGAGCAAGCCCCAGATCCTTGAGGGCTACGAGGTGAAGGCGGAGAAGGTCCAGCGCCAGTACGAGCGCGGCCTGATCACCAACGACGAGCGCAAGCAGGAGCTCATCGGCATCTGGACCCAGGCGACCAACGAGGTCGCCGAGGCCATGAACGCGAACTTCCCGAAGACGAACCCCATCTTCATGATGGTCGACTCGGGTGCTCGTGGAAACATGATGCAGATGCGCCAGATCGCCGGTATGCGTGGTCTGGTGTCGAACGCCAAGAACGAGACGATCCCCCGTCCCATCAAGGCGTCGTTCCGTGAGGGCCTCACGGTCCTTGAGTACTTCATCTCGACCCACGGTGCCCGTAAGGGTCTCGCCGACACCGCCCTGCGTACCGCCGACTCGGGCTACCTCACCCGTCGTCTGGTCGACGTCTCGCAGGACGTCATCATCCGCGAGGAGGACTGCGGCACCGAGCGCGGCCTCAAGCTGGCGATCGGCACGGTCGAGAACGGCGTCCTGCGCAAGACGGACGACGTCGAGACCAGCGTCTACGCCCGCATGCTCGCCGAGGACATCACGGTGGACGGCAAGCTCCTCGCCACCGCCAACACCGACCTCGGTGACGTGCTGATCGACGAGCTGATCCGCCACGGCATCAGCGAGGTCAAGACCCGCTCGATCCTGACCTGTGAGTCGGCCGTCGGCACCTGTGCCTTCTGCTACGGCCGCTCGCTGGCCACCGGCAAGCTGGTCGACATCGGTGAGGCGGTCGGCATCATCGCCGCCCAGTCCATCGGTGAGCCCGGTACCCAGCTGACCATGCGTACCTTCCACACCGGTGGTGTGGCCGGTGACGACATCACCCAGGGTCTGCCGCGTGTCGTCGAGCTCTTCGAGGCCCGTACCCCCAAGGGTGTGGCCCCGATCTCGGAGGCGCAGGGCCGGGTCCGCATCGAGGACACCGAGAAGACCCGCAAGCTGGTCGTCACGCCGGACGACGGCACCGACGAGATCGCCTACCCGGTCTCGAAGCGTGTGAAGCTGCTCGTCAGCGAGGGCGAGGCGGTCGAGGTCGGCCAGAAGCTGACCATGGGTGCGACCAACCCGCACGACGTCCTGCGCATCATGGGCCAGCGCGCCGTCCAGATCCACCTGGTCGCCGAGGTCCAGAAGGTCTACAACTCGCAGGGTGTGTCGATCCACGACAAGCACATCGAGATCATCATCCGGCAGATGCTCCGCCGCGTGACGATCATCGAGTCGGGCGACGCCGAGCTGCTCCCGGGCGAGCTCGTCGAGCGCGGCCGCTTCGAGCAGGAGAACCGTCGCGTGGTCTCCGAGGGCGGTCACCCCGCCTCCGGCCGTCCGCAGCTGATGGGTATCACCAAGGCCTCGCTGGCCACCGAGTCCTGGCTGTCGGCCGCCTCCTTCCAGGAGACGACCCGGGTCCTCACCGACGCGGCGATCCACGCCAAGTCGGACCCGCTGCTGGGCCTCAAGGAGAACGTCATCCTCGGTAAGCTCATCCCGGCCGGTACGGGTCTGCCCCGCTACCGCAACATCCGGGTCGAGCCGACCGAGGAGGCCAAGGCCGCGATGTACTCGGCCGTCGGCTACGACGACTACGACCTGTCGCCCTTCGGCGCCGGCTCCGGCCAGGCCGTCCCCCTGGACGACTACGACTACGGCCCGTACACCGGCTGA
- the rpoB gene encoding DNA-directed RNA polymerase subunit beta codes for MAAPRNASNNSAASTAPLRVSFAKIKEPLEVPNLLALQTESFDWLLGNAAWKSRVEAALESGQDVPTKSGLEEIFEEISPIEDFSGSMSLTFRDHRFEPPKNSIDECKDRDFTFAAPLFVTAEFTNNETGEIKSQTVFMGDFPLMTHKGTFVINGTERVVVSQLVRSPGVYFDSTLDKVSDKDIYSCKVIPSRGAWLEMEIDKRDMVGVRIDRKRKQSVTVLLKALGWTNEMILEEFGEYESMRATLEKDHTQGQDDALLDIYRKLRPGEPPTREAAQTLLENLYFNPKRYDLAKVGRYKVNRKLGNAESLDSGVLTEPDIIGAIKYLVKLHAGEVEWSDETGRDIVVEVDDIDHFGNRRLRNVGELIQNQVRTGLARMERVVRERMTTQDVEAITPQTLINIRPVVASIKEFFGTSQLSQFMDQTNPLSGLTHKRRLSALGPGGLSRERAGFEVRDVHPSHYGRMCPIETPEGPNIGLIGSLASYGRVNAFGFIETPYRKVIDGVVTEQVDYLTADEEDRYVIAQANAPLTAELTFAEPRVLVRRRGGEIDYIPGTEIDYMDVSPRQMVSVATAMIPFLEHDDANRALMGSNMMRQAVPLLKSEAPLVGTGMEYRCAVDAADVITAEKPGVVQEVSADYVTVANDDGTYTTYRAAKFTRSNQGTAFNQKVLVDEGARVEANQVLADGPCTDEGEMALGKNLLVAFMSWEGHNYEDAIILSQRLVQDDVLSSIHIEEHEVDARDTKLGPEEITRDIPNVSEEVLADLDERGIIRIGADVVTGDILVGKVTPKGETELTPEERLLRAIFGEKAREVRDTSLKVPHGESGKVIGVRVFDREEGDELPPGVNQLVRVYVAQKRKITNGDKLAGRHGNKGVISKILPVEDMPFLEDGTPVDIILNPLGVPSRMNPGQVLEIHLGWLAKQGWDVSGLADEWAQRLQAIGADTVQGGTNLATPVFDGAREDEITGLLDNTTLTRDGERLVNSTGKARLFDGRSGEPFPMPVSVGYMYILKLHHLVDDKLHARSTGPYSMITQQPLGGKAQFGGQRFGEMEVWALEAYGAAYALQELLTIKSDDVLGRVKVYEAIVKGENIPEPGIPESFKVLIKEMQSLCLNVEVLSSDGQSIEMRDSDEDVFRAAEELGIDLSRREPSSVEEV; via the coding sequence TTGGCCGCGCCGCGCAACGCCTCGAACAATTCCGCCGCATCCACCGCCCCGCTCCGCGTCTCGTTCGCGAAGATCAAGGAGCCCCTCGAGGTCCCCAACCTCCTCGCCCTGCAGACCGAGAGCTTTGACTGGCTGCTCGGCAATGCGGCCTGGAAGTCCCGGGTCGAGGCGGCGTTGGAGAGTGGTCAGGACGTCCCCACGAAGTCCGGTCTGGAGGAGATCTTCGAGGAGATCTCGCCGATCGAGGACTTCAGCGGGTCGATGTCGCTGACCTTCCGCGACCACCGTTTCGAGCCGCCGAAGAACTCGATTGACGAGTGCAAGGACCGCGACTTCACGTTCGCGGCCCCGCTCTTCGTCACGGCCGAGTTCACCAACAACGAGACCGGTGAGATCAAGTCTCAGACGGTCTTCATGGGCGATTTCCCGCTCATGACCCACAAGGGCACGTTCGTGATCAACGGCACCGAGCGTGTCGTCGTCTCGCAGCTCGTCCGCTCCCCGGGTGTGTACTTCGACTCCACCCTGGACAAGGTGTCCGACAAGGACATCTACTCCTGCAAGGTCATCCCCTCGCGTGGTGCCTGGCTGGAGATGGAGATCGACAAGCGCGACATGGTCGGCGTCCGCATCGACCGCAAGCGCAAGCAGTCCGTCACCGTTCTGCTCAAGGCGCTCGGCTGGACCAACGAGATGATTCTCGAAGAGTTCGGCGAGTACGAGTCGATGCGCGCCACCCTGGAGAAGGACCACACCCAGGGCCAGGACGACGCGCTGCTGGACATCTACCGCAAGCTGCGCCCGGGCGAGCCGCCGACGCGCGAGGCCGCGCAGACGCTGCTGGAGAACCTGTACTTCAACCCGAAGCGCTACGACCTCGCCAAGGTCGGCCGCTACAAGGTGAACCGCAAGCTCGGCAACGCCGAGTCGCTGGACTCCGGCGTGCTGACCGAGCCCGACATCATCGGTGCGATCAAGTACCTGGTGAAGCTGCACGCCGGCGAGGTCGAGTGGAGTGACGAGACCGGCCGCGACATCGTGGTCGAGGTCGACGACATCGACCACTTCGGCAACCGCCGCCTGCGCAACGTGGGCGAGCTCATCCAGAACCAGGTCCGTACGGGTCTCGCCCGTATGGAGCGCGTCGTGCGCGAGCGCATGACCACCCAGGACGTCGAGGCGATCACGCCGCAGACCCTGATCAACATCCGGCCGGTCGTCGCCTCCATCAAGGAGTTCTTCGGCACCAGCCAGCTGTCGCAGTTCATGGACCAGACGAACCCGCTGTCGGGCCTGACCCACAAGCGCCGTCTGTCCGCCCTCGGTCCCGGTGGTCTCTCCCGTGAGCGCGCCGGCTTCGAGGTCCGTGACGTGCACCCCTCGCACTACGGCCGCATGTGTCCGATCGAGACCCCCGAAGGCCCGAACATCGGTCTGATCGGGTCGCTGGCCTCGTACGGCCGGGTCAACGCGTTCGGTTTCATCGAGACCCCGTACCGCAAGGTCATCGACGGTGTCGTCACCGAGCAGGTCGACTACCTCACCGCCGACGAGGAGGACCGCTACGTCATCGCGCAGGCCAACGCCCCGCTGACGGCGGAGCTGACCTTCGCGGAGCCGCGTGTCCTGGTCCGCCGCCGCGGCGGCGAGATCGACTACATCCCCGGCACCGAGATCGACTACATGGACGTCTCGCCGCGCCAGATGGTGTCGGTCGCGACCGCCATGATCCCGTTCCTGGAGCACGACGACGCCAACCGCGCGCTCATGGGCTCGAACATGATGCGCCAGGCGGTGCCGCTGCTGAAGAGCGAGGCCCCGCTGGTCGGCACCGGCATGGAGTACCGCTGCGCCGTCGACGCCGCGGACGTCATCACCGCCGAGAAGCCCGGTGTCGTCCAGGAGGTCTCGGCCGACTACGTCACCGTGGCGAACGACGACGGCACGTACACCACGTACCGCGCCGCCAAGTTCACCCGCTCGAACCAGGGCACCGCCTTCAACCAGAAGGTGCTCGTGGACGAGGGCGCCCGGGTCGAGGCCAACCAGGTGCTGGCCGACGGCCCGTGCACCGACGAGGGCGAGATGGCCCTCGGCAAGAACCTGCTCGTGGCGTTCATGTCGTGGGAGGGTCACAACTACGAGGACGCGATCATCCTGTCGCAGCGCCTCGTGCAGGACGACGTCCTCTCCTCGATCCACATCGAGGAGCACGAGGTCGACGCCCGTGACACCAAGCTCGGCCCCGAGGAGATCACCCGGGACATCCCGAACGTCTCCGAGGAGGTCCTCGCCGACCTCGACGAGCGCGGCATCATCCGCATCGGCGCCGACGTCGTCACCGGCGACATCCTGGTCGGCAAGGTCACCCCGAAGGGCGAGACCGAGCTGACCCCGGAGGAGCGCCTGCTCCGCGCGATCTTCGGTGAGAAGGCCCGCGAGGTCCGCGACACCTCGCTGAAGGTGCCGCACGGTGAGTCCGGCAAGGTCATCGGCGTCCGCGTCTTCGACCGCGAAGAGGGCGACGAGCTGCCCCCGGGCGTCAACCAGCTGGTCCGCGTCTACGTGGCCCAGAAGCGCAAGATCACCAACGGTGACAAGCTCGCCGGCCGTCACGGCAACAAGGGCGTCATCTCCAAGATCCTGCCGGTCGAGGACATGCCGTTCCTGGAGGACGGCACCCCGGTCGACATCATCCTGAACCCGCTGGGCGTCCCGTCCCGAATGAACCCGGGACAGGTCCTGGAGATCCACCTCGGGTGGCTCGCCAAGCAGGGCTGGGACGTCTCCGGCCTCGCCGACGAGTGGGCCCAGCGCCTCCAGGCGATCGGCGCCGACACCGTCCAGGGCGGCACCAACCTCGCCACCCCGGTCTTCGACGGCGCCCGCGAGGACGAGATCACCGGCCTGCTGGACAACACCACCCTCACCCGTGACGGTGAGCGCCTGGTGAACTCCACCGGCAAGGCCCGGCTGTTCGACGGCCGCTCCGGCGAGCCGTTCCCGATGCCGGTCTCGGTCGGCTACATGTACATCCTCAAGCTGCACCACCTGGTCGACGACAAGCTCCACGCCCGCTCGACCGGCCCGTACTCGATGATCACCCAGCAGCCGCTCGGTGGTAAGGCGCAGTTCGGTGGTCAGCGCTTCGGTGAGATGGAGGTGTGGGCCCTTGAGGCATACGGCGCGGCCTACGCGCTGCAGGAGCTCCTCACCATCAAGTCCGACGACGTCCTCGGCCGCGTGAAGGTCTACGAGGCCATCGTCAAGGGCGAGAACATCCCCGAGCCCGGCATTCCCGAGTCCTTCAAGGTGCTCATCAAGGAAATGCAGTCGCTCTGCCTCAACGTGGAGGTGCTGTCCTCGGACGGCCAGTCCATCGAGATGCGGGACTCCGACGAGGACGTGTTCCGCGCCGCCGAGGAGCTCGGCATCGACCTGTCCCGGCGCGAGCCGAGCAGCGTCGAAGAGGTCTGA
- the rplL gene encoding 50S ribosomal protein L7/L12, whose translation MAKLTQDELLAQFEELTLIELAAFVKAFEEKFDVTAAAPVAVAGIAGPTATAEAVEEQDEFDVILEGAGDKKIQVIKEVRTLTSLGLKEAKDLVDTAGAKVLEKVAKDVAEKAKAALEGAGAKVTVK comes from the coding sequence ATGGCGAAGCTGACCCAGGACGAGCTGCTCGCGCAGTTCGAGGAGCTCACCCTCATCGAGCTCGCTGCCTTCGTGAAGGCCTTCGAGGAGAAGTTCGACGTCACCGCTGCCGCTCCGGTCGCCGTCGCCGGCATCGCCGGTCCGACCGCCACCGCTGAGGCCGTCGAGGAGCAGGACGAGTTCGACGTCATCCTTGAGGGTGCCGGCGACAAGAAGATCCAGGTCATCAAGGAGGTGCGCACCCTGACCTCCCTCGGCCTGAAGGAGGCCAAGGACCTCGTTGACACCGCTGGTGCCAAGGTCCTGGAGAAGGTTGCCAAGGACGTTGCCGAGAAGGCCAAGGCCGCCCTTGAGGGTGCCGGCGCCAAGGTCACCGTCAAGTGA
- the rplJ gene encoding 50S ribosomal protein L10, with the protein MARPDKAAAVAEITELFRGSNAAVLTEYRGLTVKQVKTLRRSLGENAQYAVVKNTLTKIAANEVGITELDDLFAGPTAVAFVTGDPVESAKALRDFAKENPALVIKGGVLDGKALTADEIKKLADLESREVLLAKLAGALKAKQSQAAALFQALPSKLVRTVDALRDKVEQGGAGTPAPAAEDEAAE; encoded by the coding sequence ATGGCTAGGCCCGACAAGGCTGCTGCCGTCGCCGAGATCACGGAGCTTTTCCGTGGCTCGAACGCGGCGGTGCTGACCGAGTACCGCGGTCTCACGGTGAAGCAGGTCAAGACCCTGCGTCGCTCGCTGGGTGAGAACGCCCAGTACGCCGTGGTGAAGAACACGCTGACCAAGATCGCGGCCAACGAGGTCGGGATCACTGAGCTCGACGACCTGTTCGCCGGTCCGACGGCTGTCGCCTTCGTCACCGGTGACCCGGTGGAGTCGGCGAAGGCTCTGCGTGACTTCGCCAAGGAGAACCCCGCTCTCGTCATCAAGGGCGGTGTCCTTGACGGTAAGGCGCTGACCGCCGACGAGATCAAGAAGCTCGCGGACCTTGAGTCCCGCGAGGTGCTGCTCGCCAAGCTGGCGGGTGCCCTGAAGGCCAAGCAGTCCCAGGCTGCCGCGCTCTTCCAGGCCCTGCCGTCGAAGCTCGTCCGCACTGTGGACGCGCTGCGCGACAAGGTCGAGCAGGGCGGTGCCGGTACGCCGGCTCCCGCCGCCGAGGACGAGGCCGCCGAGTAG